In Streptomyces sp. NBC_00878, a single window of DNA contains:
- a CDS encoding anthranilate synthase family protein, giving the protein MNLVDLLDDPRPFALLRRRTPGRSADKSDTVELLLGPVTEYERLADIPEGLALIPYRQIRERGFDVRDDGTPLAVLTPQESYELPLEQALSELPVHEVRVEGGGFDVADEAYAEIVGRVLREEIGRGEGANFVIRRTYEGEIPGFGRADALALFRRLLVGERGAYWTFVVHTGERTLVGASPEVHVRMSGGTVVMNPISGTYRYPAEGPTPEDLLEFLADGKEIEELSMVVDEELKMMCTVGDMGGVVIGPRLKEMAHLAHTEYELRGKSSLDVREVLKETMFAATVTGSPVQNACRVIERHEVGGRGYYAGALALIGRDSGGAQTLDSPILIRTADIDAGGRLRVPVGATLVRGSDPASEVAETHAKAAGVLAALGVRPGRPGAEKVRADLADDPRVRAALDGRRAALAPFWLRMQERSAELEGHALVVDGEDTFTAMLAHLLCSSGLEVTVRRYDEPGLRETVLAHEGPLVLGPGPGDPSDMTDPKMAFLRGLTAEVIRSHRHGVLGVCLGHELIAAELGLEIVRKEVPYQGAQTDIGLFGRTETVGFYNSFVARCDEEAAVELAAHGVEVSRSGVGEVHALRGAGFAGVQFHPESVLTLRGVDVVRELVGQVRAGAGTRVFAPDAPTLPHSRLRSSGGTPIVPSGGCAPSPPLSA; this is encoded by the coding sequence ATGAACCTGGTCGACCTGCTGGACGATCCCCGCCCGTTCGCCCTGCTGCGCCGCCGCACGCCGGGCCGCTCCGCCGACAAGAGCGACACCGTCGAGCTGCTGCTCGGCCCGGTCACCGAGTACGAACGGCTGGCCGACATCCCCGAGGGACTTGCCCTCATCCCGTACCGCCAGATCCGCGAGCGCGGCTTCGACGTCCGCGACGACGGCACCCCGCTGGCCGTGCTCACCCCTCAGGAGTCGTACGAACTCCCCCTGGAGCAGGCCCTGTCCGAGCTGCCCGTGCACGAAGTGCGGGTCGAGGGCGGTGGCTTCGACGTCGCGGACGAGGCGTACGCGGAGATCGTCGGGCGGGTGCTGCGCGAGGAGATCGGGCGGGGCGAGGGCGCGAACTTCGTCATCCGGCGGACGTACGAGGGGGAGATCCCGGGGTTCGGACGGGCCGACGCGCTGGCTCTCTTCCGGCGGCTGCTGGTCGGTGAGCGCGGGGCGTACTGGACGTTCGTCGTGCACACCGGAGAGCGGACGCTGGTCGGGGCAAGCCCGGAGGTGCACGTCCGGATGTCCGGCGGGACGGTCGTCATGAACCCGATCAGCGGGACGTACCGCTACCCCGCCGAGGGGCCGACGCCCGAGGACCTGCTGGAGTTCCTGGCCGACGGCAAGGAGATCGAGGAGCTCTCGATGGTCGTCGACGAGGAGCTCAAGATGATGTGCACGGTCGGCGACATGGGCGGCGTCGTGATCGGGCCGCGACTGAAGGAGATGGCCCATCTCGCGCACACCGAGTACGAGTTGCGGGGCAAGTCGTCGCTCGACGTCCGCGAGGTGCTGAAGGAGACCATGTTCGCGGCGACGGTCACCGGGTCGCCGGTGCAGAACGCCTGCCGGGTCATCGAGCGGCACGAGGTCGGCGGGCGCGGGTACTACGCGGGGGCACTGGCGCTGATCGGGCGCGATTCCGGCGGGGCCCAGACCCTCGACTCCCCCATCCTCATCAGGACCGCCGACATCGACGCGGGCGGGCGGCTGCGGGTCCCGGTCGGCGCGACGCTCGTACGCGGGTCGGATCCGGCGAGCGAGGTCGCCGAGACGCATGCGAAGGCGGCCGGGGTGCTGGCCGCGCTGGGGGTACGCCCCGGACGGCCCGGCGCGGAGAAGGTACGGGCAGACCTCGCGGACGACCCCCGGGTGCGGGCGGCACTCGATGGGCGGCGGGCCGCGCTGGCGCCGTTCTGGCTGCGGATGCAGGAGCGGTCGGCCGAACTGGAGGGCCATGCGCTCGTGGTGGACGGGGAGGACACGTTCACGGCGATGCTCGCGCATCTGCTGTGCTCGTCGGGGCTTGAGGTGACCGTCCGGCGGTACGACGAGCCGGGACTGCGGGAGACGGTGCTCGCGCACGAGGGTCCGCTGGTGCTCGGGCCCGGTCCGGGCGACCCCTCGGACATGACTGACCCGAAGATGGCCTTTCTGCGCGGCCTGACCGCGGAGGTGATCCGGAGCCACCGGCACGGCGTGCTGGGGGTCTGCCTCGGGCATGAGCTGATCGCGGCGGAGCTGGGCCTGGAGATCGTCCGGAAGGAAGTCCCCTACCAGGGTGCCCAGACGGACATCGGCCTCTTCGGGCGGACGGAGACCGTCGGCTTCTACAACAGCTTCGTGGCGCGGTGCGACGAGGAGGCGGCGGTGGAACTGGCGGCGCATGGGGTCGAGGTCAGCCGCAGTGGGGTGGGCGAGGTGCACGCGCTGCGCGGGGCCGGCTTCGCCGGGGTCCAGTTCCACCCGGAGTCGGTGCTGACGCTGCGCGGCGTGGACGTCGTACGGGAACTGGTGGGACAGGTGCGGGCAGGGGCGGGCACGAGGGTCTTCGCCCCCGACGCCCCTACCCTCCCCCACTCCCGGCTTCGCTCGAGCGGGGGGACCCCCATCGTCCCTTCTGGGGGCTGCGCCCCCAGCCCCCCGCTGTCGGCCTGA
- a CDS encoding trp operon leader peptide, protein MSGVHLHAHQLRQTALDRKPRRVRRMYAVTQGFAWGRVRRMFAHSIQNSIQNWWWTAHPAAH, encoded by the coding sequence ATGTCGGGCGTCCATCTCCATGCTCATCAATTGAGACAGACCGCGCTCGATCGAAAGCCCCGACGTGTACGCCGTATGTACGCCGTCACACAGGGTTTCGCATGGGGTAGGGTGCGGCGCATGTTCGCGCACTCGATCCAGAACTCGATCCAGAACTGGTGGTGGACCGCTCATCCGGCGGCCCACTGA
- a CDS encoding class II 3-deoxy-7-phosphoheptulonate synthase, translating to MTVNAKSSASAGNTWRDLPAAQQPEYPDAEALRDVIADLESYPPLVFAGECDQLRARLGAVAKGEAFLLQGGDCAEAFDAVSADHIRNKLKTLLQMGAVLTYAASVPVVKVGRIAGQYSKPRSKGTETRDGVTLPTYRGDSVNGFDFNEKSRIPDPERLKRMYNASASTLNLVRAFTTGGYADLRQVHAWNQDFVRTSPSGQRYEQLAREIDQALNFMHACGADPEEFKTVEFYASHEALLLDYESALTRVDSRTGRLYDVSGHMVWIGERTRQLDGAHIEFASKIRNPIGIKLGPTTTAEDALQYIERLDPDREPGRLTFIVRMGADKVRDKLPELVEKVTASGATVAWITDPMHGNTYEAASGHKTRRFDDVLDEVKGFFEVHKGLGTHPGGIHVELTGDDVTECVGGGDEIFVDDLHQRYETACDPRLNRSQSLDLAFLVAEMYRDQ from the coding sequence GTGACCGTGAACGCTAAGTCCAGCGCGAGCGCTGGCAACACCTGGCGAGACCTGCCCGCGGCGCAGCAGCCCGAGTACCCCGATGCCGAGGCTCTGCGCGATGTGATCGCGGACCTCGAGTCGTATCCGCCGCTCGTCTTCGCCGGCGAGTGCGACCAGCTGCGCGCCCGGCTGGGAGCCGTCGCCAAGGGCGAGGCGTTCCTGCTCCAGGGCGGCGACTGCGCCGAGGCCTTCGACGCCGTGTCGGCCGACCACATCCGCAACAAGCTCAAGACCCTGCTCCAGATGGGTGCCGTCCTCACGTACGCGGCGTCCGTGCCCGTCGTGAAGGTCGGCCGCATCGCCGGCCAGTACTCCAAGCCCCGCTCCAAGGGGACCGAGACCCGTGACGGCGTGACCCTGCCGACCTACCGCGGCGACTCGGTCAACGGCTTCGACTTCAACGAGAAGTCCAGGATCCCGGACCCCGAGCGCCTGAAGCGGATGTACAACGCCTCCGCCTCCACGCTCAACCTCGTCCGAGCCTTCACCACCGGCGGCTACGCGGATCTGCGCCAGGTGCACGCCTGGAACCAGGACTTCGTGCGGACCTCGCCGTCCGGGCAGCGCTACGAGCAGCTGGCGCGCGAGATCGACCAGGCGCTCAACTTCATGCACGCCTGCGGGGCAGACCCGGAGGAGTTCAAGACCGTCGAGTTCTACGCCTCCCACGAGGCGCTGCTCCTCGACTACGAATCGGCGCTGACCAGGGTCGACTCCCGTACGGGCCGTCTGTACGACGTGTCGGGCCACATGGTGTGGATCGGTGAGCGCACCCGTCAGCTGGACGGCGCGCACATCGAGTTCGCCTCGAAGATCCGCAACCCGATCGGGATCAAGCTGGGCCCGACCACGACGGCCGAGGACGCGCTGCAGTACATCGAGCGCCTCGATCCGGACCGTGAGCCCGGCCGGCTGACCTTCATCGTCCGCATGGGCGCCGACAAGGTCCGCGACAAGCTCCCCGAGCTGGTCGAGAAGGTCACCGCCTCGGGCGCGACCGTCGCCTGGATCACCGACCCGATGCACGGCAACACGTACGAGGCGGCCTCCGGCCACAAGACCCGCCGCTTCGACGACGTGCTCGACGAGGTCAAGGGCTTCTTCGAGGTCCACAAGGGCCTGGGCACGCACCCGGGCGGCATCCACGTCGAGCTCACCGGTGACGACGTCACCGAGTGCGTGGGCGGCGGCGACGAGATCTTCGTCGACGACCTGCACCAGCGCTACGAGACGGCCTGCGACCCGCGCCTGAACCGCAGCCAGTCCCTGGACCTGGCGTTCCTGGTGGCGGAGATGTACCGGGACCAGTAG